The following proteins come from a genomic window of Pseudomonas cichorii:
- the queA gene encoding tRNA preQ1(34) S-adenosylmethionine ribosyltransferase-isomerase QueA — translation MRVADFTFDLPDSLIARHPLAERRSSRLLTLDGVSGALAHRQFTDLLEHLRSGDLMIFNNTRVIPARLFGQKASGGKLEILVERVLDSHRVLAHVRSSKSPKPGSSILIDGGGEAEMVARHDTLFELRFAEEVLPLLDRVGHMPLPPYIDRPDEGADRERYQTVYAERAGAVAAPTAGLHFDEPLLEAIAAKGVETAFVTLHVGAGTFQPVRVDRIEDHHMHNEWLEVSQEVVDAVAACRARGGRVIAVGTTSVRSLESAARDGVLKPFSGDTDIFIYPGRPFHVVDALVTNFHLPESTLLMLVSAFAGYPETMAAYAAAIEHGYRFFSYGDAMFITRNPAPTAPQESASEDQA, via the coding sequence ATGCGCGTTGCTGACTTTACCTTCGATCTTCCTGATTCCCTGATTGCTCGCCACCCGCTGGCCGAGCGGCGCAGTAGTCGTCTGTTGACCCTGGACGGGGTGAGCGGCGCGCTGGCGCATCGTCAATTCACTGATTTGCTTGAGCATTTGCGCTCTGGCGATCTGATGATCTTCAACAACACCCGTGTGATTCCCGCACGTCTGTTCGGGCAGAAGGCGTCCGGCGGCAAGCTGGAGATTCTGGTCGAGCGGGTGCTCGACAGTCATCGGGTGCTGGCGCATGTGCGGTCGAGCAAGTCGCCCAAGCCGGGTTCGTCGATCCTGATCGATGGCGGTGGCGAGGCCGAGATGGTGGCGCGCCACGACACGCTCTTCGAGCTGCGTTTCGCCGAGGAAGTGCTGCCGCTGCTGGACCGCGTCGGGCATATGCCGTTGCCTCCTTATATAGATCGCCCGGACGAAGGCGCTGACCGCGAGCGTTATCAGACGGTCTATGCCGAGCGTGCTGGTGCGGTGGCTGCGCCGACGGCAGGTCTGCATTTCGACGAGCCGCTGCTGGAGGCGATTGCCGCCAAGGGCGTCGAGACGGCCTTTGTGACCCTGCACGTGGGCGCTGGCACCTTTCAGCCGGTGCGTGTAGACCGCATCGAAGATCACCACATGCACAACGAGTGGCTGGAAGTCAGCCAGGAAGTCGTCGATGCCGTGGCCGCGTGCCGTGCGCGGGGCGGGCGGGTGATTGCGGTCGGGACCACCAGCGTGCGTTCGCTGGAAAGCGCGGCGCGTGATGGCGTGCTGAAACCCTTCAGTGGCGACACCGATATCTTCATTTATCCAGGGCGGCCGTTTCATGTGGTCGATGCGCTGGTGACCAATTTCCATTTGCCTGAATCCACGCTGTTGATGCTGGTTTCGGCGTTCGCCGGTTATCCCGAAACCATGGCGGCCTATGCGGCGGCCATCGAGCATGGGTACCGCTTCTTCAGTTACGGTGATGCGATGTTCATCACCCGCAATCCCGCGCCGACTGCTCCGCAGGAATCGGCCTCAGAGGATCAAGCATGA
- the tgt gene encoding tRNA guanosine(34) transglycosylase Tgt gives MSFELLATDGKARRGRLTFPRGVVETPAFMPVGTYGTVKGMLPRDIEATGAQIILGNTFHLWLRPGTEVIKGHGDLHDFMQWKGPILTDSGGFQVFSLGAMRKIKEEGVTFASPVDGAKVFMGPEESMQVQRDLGSDIVMIFDECTPYPADEDVARVSMELSLRWAKRSKVAHGESTAALFGIVQGGMHENLRMRSLEELDQIGFDGLAIGGLSVGEPKHEMIKVLDYLPGQMPADKPRYLMGVGKPEDLVEGVRRGVDMFDCVMPTRNARNGHLFIDTGVLKIRNAFHRHDDSPLDPTCDCYTCKNFSRAYLHHLDKCGEMLGSMLNTIHNLRHYQLLMAGLREAIQQGTLAAFVDAFYAKRGLPTPPLG, from the coding sequence ATGTCTTTCGAGCTGCTGGCCACTGACGGCAAGGCTCGTCGCGGTCGCCTGACCTTCCCTCGTGGCGTGGTGGAAACCCCGGCGTTCATGCCGGTGGGCACTTATGGCACGGTCAAGGGCATGCTGCCTCGGGATATCGAGGCGACCGGCGCGCAGATCATTCTGGGTAACACTTTCCACCTGTGGCTGCGTCCGGGCACCGAGGTCATCAAGGGCCACGGCGACCTGCACGATTTCATGCAGTGGAAAGGACCGATCCTGACCGACTCCGGTGGTTTCCAGGTGTTCAGCCTGGGTGCCATGCGCAAGATCAAGGAGGAGGGTGTGACCTTCGCTTCCCCGGTCGATGGGGCCAAGGTGTTCATGGGGCCGGAAGAGTCGATGCAGGTCCAGCGTGACCTGGGCTCGGACATCGTGATGATCTTCGACGAATGCACGCCGTACCCGGCTGATGAAGACGTCGCACGGGTTTCCATGGAGCTGTCGCTGCGCTGGGCCAAGCGCTCGAAAGTCGCCCATGGCGAGAGCACGGCGGCGCTGTTCGGCATCGTGCAGGGCGGCATGCATGAAAATCTGCGCATGCGCTCGCTCGAAGAGCTGGACCAGATCGGTTTCGATGGCCTGGCCATTGGCGGTCTGTCGGTGGGCGAGCCCAAGCACGAGATGATCAAGGTGCTGGATTATCTGCCGGGCCAGATGCCAGCAGACAAACCTCGTTACCTTATGGGGGTAGGCAAGCCCGAGGATCTGGTTGAGGGTGTGCGCCGCGGAGTCGACATGTTCGACTGCGTGATGCCGACCCGCAATGCCCGCAACGGCCATCTGTTCATCGATACCGGTGTTCTGAAGATTCGTAATGCGTTCCATCGCCATGACGATTCGCCGCTGGATCCGACCTGTGACTGCTACACCTGCAAGAACTTCTCCCGCGCTTATCTGCATCACCTGGACAAGTGCGGCGAAATGTTGGGGAGCATGCTCAATACGATCCACAATTTGCGGCATTACCAGCTGCTTATGGCTGGTTTGCGCGAGGCTATTCAACAAGGTACATTGGCCGCCTTCGTCGATGCCTTCTATGCCAAACGCGGCCTTCCAACGCCGCCGCTTGGCTGA
- the yajC gene encoding preprotein translocase subunit YajC, with product MSFFISPAFADAAAPAAGPAGTGFEWIFLVGFLVIFYLMIWRPQAKRAKEQKNLLSNLQKGDEVVTTGGIAGKINKVTDDFVVIEVSDTVELKIQKGAIAATLPKGTLKAI from the coding sequence ATGAGCTTTTTCATCTCTCCCGCTTTCGCGGATGCTGCTGCACCGGCTGCCGGTCCTGCGGGCACCGGCTTTGAGTGGATCTTCCTGGTCGGCTTCCTGGTCATCTTCTATCTGATGATCTGGCGTCCACAGGCCAAGCGCGCCAAGGAGCAGAAAAACCTGCTCAGCAACCTGCAGAAGGGCGATGAAGTCGTTACTACGGGTGGTATCGCTGGCAAGATCAACAAGGTGACCGATGACTTCGTGGTGATCGAGGTTTCCGACACTGTTGAGCTGAAGATCCAGAAGGGCGCTATCGCTGCCACTCTGCCAAAGGGCACCCTGAAAGCGATCTGA
- the secD gene encoding protein translocase subunit SecD, producing MLNKYPLWKYVLILAVLVVGFIYSAPNLYPDDSAIQISGASTALQVSQADLDRAGKALADAGIAVKASSLAENGKGGLLRLSKQEDQLPAKDVVRKALGDDYVVALNLARTTPTWLRNLGASPMKLGLDLSGGVHFLLEVDMDKAIDARLKVYEGEVKTLLRKEKVRYRSLPQVNNVIQLGFTDDAEREQARALVRKTFTDFDITPAELNGIPVLRLALTAVKLAEIRDYSIKQNLTTVRNRVNELGVAEPLVQRQGANRIVVELPGVQDTAEAKRILGKTANLEFRLGAGPDDSKGTTEMFEFREGGRPAAAVERGLIITGDQVTDAKASFDEHGRPQVNINLDGHGGELMSRATRSNVGRSMAVIFIEQRPVTTYVKQMVDGVEKDVPVQTFKEDKKIISLATIQSPLGSQFRITGLNGQGESSELALLLRAGGLAAPMYFAEERTIGPSLGADNITKGIDASLWGMLFVSLFIMAIYRFFGLIATVALAFNMVMLLALMSLLGATLTLPGIAGIVLTMGMAVDANVLIFSRIREEIANGMSVQRAINEGFDRAYTAILDANLTTLLVGGILFAMGTGPVKGFAVTMSLGIFTSMFTAIMVTRAMVNLIYGGRDFKKLWI from the coding sequence ATGCTGAACAAATACCCTCTGTGGAAATACGTACTGATCCTGGCGGTGCTGGTGGTCGGTTTCATTTATTCCGCACCCAATCTCTACCCTGACGACTCGGCTATCCAGATCAGTGGCGCGAGTACTGCGTTGCAGGTCAGTCAGGCGGATCTGGACCGTGCAGGCAAGGCGCTTGCCGATGCCGGTATCGCGGTCAAGGCCTCTTCTCTGGCTGAGAATGGCAAGGGCGGTTTGTTGCGTCTGAGCAAGCAGGAAGATCAGTTGCCAGCCAAGGATGTGGTGCGCAAGGCGTTGGGTGATGACTATGTCGTCGCACTCAACCTGGCCCGTACTACCCCGACATGGTTGCGTAACCTGGGCGCAAGCCCGATGAAGCTGGGTCTGGACCTTTCCGGTGGTGTGCACTTCCTGCTGGAAGTGGACATGGACAAGGCCATCGATGCTCGCCTGAAAGTCTATGAAGGCGAAGTCAAAACCCTGTTGCGTAAGGAAAAGGTGCGTTATCGCAGCCTTCCACAGGTCAACAACGTCATTCAGTTGGGTTTCACCGACGATGCCGAGCGTGAACAGGCCCGTGCCCTGGTCCGCAAGACCTTCACCGATTTCGATATCACGCCTGCCGAGTTGAACGGTATTCCCGTTCTGCGTCTGGCGCTGACAGCCGTCAAGCTGGCTGAAATTCGCGATTACTCCATCAAGCAGAACTTGACCACCGTACGTAACCGGGTCAACGAGCTGGGTGTTGCCGAACCTCTGGTTCAGCGCCAGGGCGCCAACCGTATCGTGGTTGAGTTGCCGGGCGTGCAGGACACTGCCGAAGCCAAGCGTATTCTCGGCAAGACAGCCAACCTGGAGTTCCGTCTGGGCGCAGGTCCTGATGACTCCAAAGGCACGACCGAGATGTTCGAGTTCCGCGAAGGCGGACGTCCGGCAGCAGCGGTCGAGCGTGGTCTGATCATTACCGGCGACCAGGTGACTGACGCCAAGGCGAGCTTCGACGAGCACGGCCGTCCACAGGTGAACATCAACCTCGATGGTCATGGTGGCGAGCTGATGAGCCGCGCAACCCGCAGCAACGTGGGTCGCAGCATGGCGGTGATCTTCATCGAGCAGCGTCCGGTCACGACCTATGTGAAGCAGATGGTCGATGGCGTTGAGAAAGACGTGCCGGTGCAGACTTTCAAGGAAGACAAGAAGATCATCAGCCTGGCGACCATCCAGTCGCCACTGGGCAGCCAGTTCCGGATTACCGGTCTGAACGGCCAGGGTGAGTCCTCCGAGCTGGCGTTGTTGCTGCGCGCCGGTGGTCTGGCGGCACCGATGTACTTCGCTGAAGAGCGCACCATCGGCCCGAGCCTGGGTGCCGACAACATCACCAAGGGTATCGATGCTTCCCTGTGGGGCATGCTGTTCGTTTCGCTGTTCATCATGGCGATCTACCGCTTCTTCGGTCTGATCGCGACGGTCGCTCTGGCCTTCAACATGGTCATGCTGCTGGCGCTGATGTCTCTGCTGGGTGCAACGCTGACCCTGCCGGGTATTGCCGGTATCGTTCTGACCATGGGTATGGCGGTGGATGCCAACGTGCTGATCTTCTCGCGTATTCGTGAGGAAATTGCCAATGGCATGAGCGTGCAGCGTGCAATCAACGAAGGTTTCGATCGTGCCTACACGGCGATCCTCGACGCCAACCTGACGACGCTGCTGGTCGGCGGCATTCTCTTTGCGATGGGCACCGGCCCCGTCAAAGGGTTTGCGGTGACCATGTCGCTCGGGATCTTTACCTCGATGTTCACGGCCATCATGGTGACCCGCGCAATGGTCAACCTGATCTACGGCGGTCGTGACTTCAAGAAGTTGTGGATTTAA
- the secF gene encoding protein translocase subunit SecF: MLRTINFMGVRNVAFAVTMLLTALALFSWFHKGLNFGLDFTGGTLIELTYERPADLGKVREELASAGFHEAVVQSFGATTDLLVRMPGEDPQLGTQVADALRKAGADNPATVKRVEFVGPQVGEELRDQGGIGMLLALGGVLIYLAFRFQWKFAVGAIISLIHDVVVTMGILSFFQITFDLTVLAAVLAIIGYSLNDTIVVFDRVRENFRLLRKASLIENINISTTQTLLRTIATSVSTLLAIIALWAFGGDSLEGFSIALFIGVLAGTYSSIYIANVMLIWLNLTTEDLIPPVVTEKADDLP; encoded by the coding sequence ATGTTACGTACCATCAACTTCATGGGCGTTCGCAATGTCGCGTTCGCCGTTACCATGCTCCTTACTGCACTGGCGCTGTTCAGCTGGTTCCATAAAGGGCTTAACTTCGGTCTGGACTTCACCGGCGGTACGCTGATCGAGCTGACCTACGAGCGTCCTGCTGATTTGGGCAAGGTGCGTGAGGAGCTGGCTTCGGCCGGTTTCCACGAGGCCGTGGTGCAGAGCTTCGGCGCGACCACCGACTTGCTGGTGCGCATGCCGGGTGAAGACCCGCAACTGGGTACTCAGGTAGCCGATGCGCTGCGCAAGGCGGGTGCCGATAACCCGGCGACCGTCAAGCGTGTCGAGTTCGTCGGCCCGCAGGTCGGTGAAGAGCTGCGTGACCAGGGCGGTATCGGCATGTTGCTGGCCCTGGGTGGCGTTCTGATCTATCTGGCGTTCCGCTTCCAGTGGAAGTTTGCGGTCGGTGCGATCATTTCCCTGATTCACGACGTGGTCGTGACCATGGGCATCCTGTCGTTCTTCCAGATCACGTTCGATCTGACGGTTCTGGCGGCGGTGCTGGCGATCATCGGTTACTCGCTCAACGACACCATTGTCGTGTTCGACCGTGTACGTGAAAACTTCCGCCTGCTGCGCAAGGCTTCGCTGATCGAGAACATCAACATCTCCACCACCCAGACATTGCTGCGCACCATTGCGACTTCGGTCTCGACGCTGCTGGCAATCATTGCGTTGTGGGCGTTCGGTGGCGACAGCCTGGAAGGCTTCTCCATCGCGTTGTTCATCGGTGTTCTGGCGGGTACTTACTCGTCGATCTACATCGCCAACGTGATGCTGATCTGGCTGAACCTGACCACCGAGGATCTGATTCCTCCGGTTGTCACCGAGAAGGCGGATGATTTGCCTTGA
- a CDS encoding glycine zipper 2TM domain-containing protein, producing MNKSLLVGAVLGAAVVTAGGAVATYSLVKGGPEYADVLAVEPIKEQIKTPREVCKDVAVTHRAPVKDEHQIVGSVIGAVAGGLLGNQVGGGNGKKIATVAGAVGGGYAGNKVQEGMQNRDTYTTTETRCNTVNDISDKVVGYNVKYKLNEKVGQVRMANDPGSQIPVDKNGQLILSQAAQ from the coding sequence GTGAACAAGTCTCTGCTTGTTGGTGCTGTGTTGGGTGCTGCTGTCGTTACCGCTGGTGGCGCTGTTGCCACCTACAGCCTGGTCAAGGGCGGCCCAGAGTATGCAGATGTGTTGGCCGTCGAGCCGATCAAGGAACAAATCAAGACCCCTCGTGAGGTCTGCAAGGATGTAGCCGTTACCCATCGTGCTCCGGTCAAGGACGAGCATCAGATCGTGGGTAGCGTGATCGGTGCTGTGGCGGGTGGCTTGCTCGGTAACCAGGTTGGCGGCGGTAACGGCAAGAAGATTGCCACGGTCGCCGGTGCGGTAGGCGGTGGTTATGCGGGTAACAAGGTTCAGGAAGGCATGCAGAACCGCGATACCTACACCACGACTGAAACGCGTTGCAATACCGTCAACGATATCAGTGACAAGGTCGTGGGCTACAACGTGAAGTACAAGTTGAACGAGAAGGTTGGGCAGGTCCGTATGGCCAATGACCCGGGTAGTCAGATCCCTGTGGACAAGAATGGTCAGCTGATTCTGAGTCAGGCTGCTCAATAA
- the suhB gene encoding type III secretion system regulator SuhB, producing MQPMLNIALRAARSASELIFRSIERLDTIKVDEKEAKDYVTEIDRAAEQSIITALRKAYPTHGILGEESGLHAGSGEGADYLWIIDPLDGTTNFVRGIPHFAVSIACKYRGRLEHAVVLDPVRQEEFTASRGRGAALNGRRLRVSQRKSLEGALLGTGFPFRDEQMDGLENYLGMFRSLVGQTAGIRRAGAASLDLAYVAAGRFDAFWESGLSEWDMAAGALLIQEAGGLVSDFTGGHDFLEKGHIVAGNTKCFKAVLTAIAPHLPPSLKR from the coding sequence ATGCAGCCCATGCTGAATATCGCGCTGCGCGCCGCCCGCAGCGCCAGCGAATTGATTTTCCGCTCCATCGAGCGCTTGGATACCATCAAGGTTGACGAAAAAGAAGCCAAAGACTACGTCACGGAAATCGACCGTGCCGCCGAGCAGAGCATCATCACCGCCCTGCGCAAGGCTTACCCTACCCACGGCATCCTCGGCGAAGAAAGCGGCCTGCACGCAGGCAGCGGCGAAGGCGCAGATTACCTGTGGATCATCGACCCGCTGGACGGCACCACCAACTTCGTTCGTGGCATCCCCCATTTCGCCGTCAGCATCGCCTGCAAATACCGCGGTCGCCTTGAGCACGCCGTTGTTCTCGACCCGGTTCGCCAGGAAGAATTCACCGCCAGCCGTGGCCGTGGCGCAGCACTGAACGGTCGTCGTCTGCGCGTCAGCCAGCGCAAGAGCCTTGAAGGCGCCCTGCTGGGTACCGGCTTCCCGTTCCGCGACGAGCAAATGGACGGCCTGGAAAACTACCTGGGCATGTTCCGCAGCCTGGTCGGCCAGACCGCCGGCATCCGCCGCGCAGGCGCTGCCAGCCTGGACCTGGCCTATGTTGCAGCCGGTCGCTTCGATGCATTCTGGGAATCAGGCCTGTCCGAGTGGGACATGGCAGCGGGCGCACTGCTGATTCAGGAAGCAGGCGGCCTGGTCAGCGACTTCACAGGCGGTCACGACTTCCTGGAGAAAGGCCACATCGTTGCCGGCAACACCAAATGCTTCAAGGCAGTCCTGACTGCCATCGCTCCACACCTGCCGCCTTCGCTGAAACGCTGA
- the trmJ gene encoding tRNA (cytosine(32)/uridine(32)-2'-O)-methyltransferase TrmJ: MLQNIRVVLVGTTHPGNIGGAARAMKNMGLSRLVLVEPRVFPSPEADARASGAGDILEGAQVVATLEEALVGCSLVLGTSARDRSLPWPMLDPRESGVKVVEQAGQGAEVALVFGREHAGLTNEELQRCHYHVHIPSDPAFSSLNLAAAVQVLAYEVRMSWLAAQESTTAPVAAARNAELATMDEMEGFYGHLEAALVDIAFLDPEKPRHLMARLRRLYGRSEVERSELSILRGILTETQKVARGEPYKRKDQ, from the coding sequence TTGCTGCAGAACATTCGTGTTGTCCTGGTCGGCACTACCCATCCCGGAAATATCGGTGGGGCTGCGCGTGCCATGAAAAACATGGGGCTTTCGCGCCTGGTACTGGTCGAGCCGCGTGTGTTCCCGTCTCCCGAGGCTGATGCGCGAGCGTCGGGTGCTGGCGATATTCTTGAAGGTGCGCAGGTCGTTGCGACCCTTGAAGAAGCGCTGGTGGGTTGCAGTCTGGTGCTGGGCACCAGTGCTCGTGATCGCAGTCTTCCCTGGCCAATGCTCGACCCGCGTGAGTCTGGCGTGAAGGTCGTCGAGCAGGCCGGGCAGGGCGCCGAGGTTGCGCTGGTCTTCGGTCGCGAGCATGCCGGCCTGACCAACGAAGAGCTGCAGCGTTGTCATTACCACGTCCATATCCCGTCGGACCCTGCATTCAGTTCGCTCAATCTGGCGGCTGCGGTTCAGGTACTGGCCTACGAAGTGCGCATGTCCTGGCTGGCTGCGCAGGAGTCGACGACAGCTCCAGTCGCAGCGGCGCGTAATGCCGAGCTGGCGACCATGGATGAGATGGAGGGCTTCTATGGTCATCTGGAAGCGGCGCTGGTGGACATCGCCTTTCTTGATCCCGAGAAGCCCCGTCATCTGATGGCGCGGCTGCGTCGCCTGTATGGTCGTAGCGAGGTGGAACGCTCCGAGCTGAGCATTCTGCGTGGCATCCTCACCGAGACCCAGAAAGTGGCTCGCGGTGAACCTTATAAGCGGAAGGATCAATGA
- the cysE gene encoding serine O-acetyltransferase: MFERLREDIQSVFHRDPAARNAFDVLTCYPGMHAIWLHRLAHILWRHGWKWLARMVSNFGRWMTGIEIHPGARIGRRFFIDHGMGIVIGETAEIGNDVTLYQGVTLGGTSWNAGKRHPTLEDGVVVGAGAKVLGPFTVGAGAKIGSNAVVTKAVPAGATAVGIPGRIIVKSDDEAEARRKAMAEKLGFDAYGVSADMPDPVARAIGQLLDHLQAVDARLEDMGGALGRLGSDYCAKELPKLHDEVFDCVKYKSEEKVG; the protein is encoded by the coding sequence ATGTTTGAACGTCTGCGCGAAGATATCCAAAGTGTTTTTCATCGTGATCCGGCTGCGCGTAACGCTTTTGATGTGCTGACCTGCTACCCGGGCATGCATGCCATCTGGCTGCACCGGCTGGCGCATATTCTGTGGCGCCATGGCTGGAAGTGGCTGGCGCGGATGGTGTCCAACTTCGGGCGCTGGATGACCGGTATTGAGATACACCCCGGTGCGCGCATCGGTCGTCGTTTTTTCATCGATCACGGCATGGGTATCGTGATCGGCGAAACGGCCGAGATCGGCAACGATGTCACGCTCTATCAGGGTGTGACGCTGGGTGGCACCAGCTGGAATGCAGGCAAGCGTCACCCGACTCTTGAGGATGGCGTCGTGGTCGGAGCGGGTGCCAAGGTGCTTGGGCCGTTCACGGTGGGCGCGGGTGCCAAGATCGGCTCCAACGCAGTAGTCACCAAGGCTGTACCGGCGGGTGCGACGGCGGTGGGGATTCCGGGGCGCATCATTGTTAAATCAGATGACGAAGCAGAAGCACGGCGCAAGGCGATGGCCGAGAAGTTGGGGTTCGACGCCTATGGTGTCAGTGCCGACATGCCGGACCCGGTTGCCCGGGCCATTGGCCAGTTGCTCGATCACCTGCAAGCTGTGGATGCCCGCCTGGAAGACATGGGCGGCGCTCTGGGGCGTCTTGGCAGTGATTACTGCGCCAAGGAGCTGCCCAAGCTGCATGACGAGGTTTTCGATTGCGTGAAGTACAAGAGTGAAGAGAAGGTCGGCTAA
- the iscR gene encoding Fe-S cluster assembly transcriptional regulator IscR, producing MRLTTKGRYAVTAMLDLALHAQHGPVSLADISERQGISLSYLEQLFAKLRRSNLVSSVRGPGGGYQLSRDMQGIQVAQVVDAVNESVDATRCQGLGDCHAGDTCLTHHLWCDLSQQIHEFLSGISLADLVTRREVQEVAQRQDMRRSNNNASQLGKIETSAVE from the coding sequence ATGCGACTGACTACAAAAGGCCGATACGCTGTAACAGCAATGCTTGACCTGGCATTGCATGCGCAGCACGGGCCAGTGTCTCTGGCCGATATCTCTGAGCGGCAAGGCATTTCCCTGTCTTACCTTGAGCAATTGTTCGCCAAGCTGCGCCGCAGCAATCTGGTCTCGAGCGTGCGTGGTCCTGGTGGTGGTTACCAGTTGTCCCGCGACATGCAGGGCATTCAGGTTGCTCAGGTTGTCGATGCGGTCAATGAGTCGGTCGATGCCACTCGTTGCCAGGGCCTGGGTGATTGCCATGCCGGTGATACCTGCCTGACCCACCACCTGTGGTGCGACCTCAGCCAGCAGATTCATGAATTTTTAAGCGGTATCAGCTTGGCGGATCTTGTCACTCGCCGTGAGGTGCAGGAAGTCGCCCAGCGCCAGGACATGCGCCGCAGTAATAACAATGCGTCGCAGCTGGGAAAGATTGAAACGTCCGCCGTCGAATGA
- a CDS encoding IscS subfamily cysteine desulfurase: protein MKLPIYLDYSATTPVDPRVAQKMMDCLLVDGNFGNPASRSHVFGWKAEEAVENARRQVADLVNADPREIVWTSGATESDNLAIKGVAHFYATKGKHIITSKVEHKAVLDTTRQLEREGFEVTYIEPGEDGLITSAMIEAALRDDTILVSIMHVNNEIGTINDIAAIGELTRSRGVLFHVDGAQSTGKVEIDLASLKVDLMSFSAHKTYGPKGIGALYVSRKPRVRLEATMHGGGHERGMRSGTLATHQIVGMGEAFRIAKEEMASENVRIKALSDRFFKQVEDLEELYVNGSLTARVPHNLNLSFNYVEGESLIMALKDLAVSSGSACTSASLEPSYVLRALGRNDELAHSSIRFTFGRFTTEEEIDYAAQKVCEAVTKLRALSPLWDMFKDGVDISKIEWAAH, encoded by the coding sequence ATGAAGTTGCCGATTTACCTCGATTACTCTGCGACCACGCCGGTCGATCCGCGCGTAGCGCAGAAAATGATGGATTGCCTGCTGGTTGACGGAAACTTCGGTAACCCGGCTTCCCGCTCCCACGTATTTGGCTGGAAAGCCGAAGAGGCCGTTGAAAACGCCCGCCGTCAGGTCGCGGATCTGGTCAACGCCGATCCACGCGAAATCGTCTGGACCTCCGGTGCCACCGAGTCCGACAACCTGGCCATCAAGGGTGTAGCGCATTTCTACGCCACCAAGGGCAAGCACATCATCACCTCCAAGGTCGAGCACAAAGCCGTTCTCGACACCACGCGCCAACTGGAGCGTGAAGGTTTTGAAGTGACCTACATCGAGCCGGGCGAAGACGGCCTGATCACATCTGCAATGATCGAAGCTGCCCTGCGCGACGACACCATCCTGGTTTCGATCATGCATGTGAACAACGAGATCGGCACCATCAACGACATCGCTGCCATCGGTGAACTGACCCGTTCGCGTGGCGTGTTGTTCCATGTCGATGGCGCTCAGTCCACCGGAAAGGTTGAAATCGATCTGGCCAGCCTCAAGGTTGACCTTATGTCGTTCTCGGCCCACAAGACCTACGGTCCAAAGGGTATCGGCGCGCTGTACGTGAGCCGCAAGCCGCGTGTTCGCCTCGAAGCGACCATGCACGGTGGCGGTCACGAGCGTGGCATGCGTTCCGGCACGTTGGCGACTCATCAGATCGTCGGCATGGGTGAAGCTTTCCGTATCGCCAAGGAAGAGATGGCGAGCGAGAACGTTCGCATCAAGGCCCTGAGCGACCGCTTCTTCAAGCAGGTCGAAGATCTGGAAGAGTTGTACGTCAATGGCAGCCTGACTGCTCGCGTACCGCACAACCTGAACCTGAGCTTCAACTATGTCGAAGGCGAGTCGCTGATCATGGCGCTCAAGGATCTGGCGGTTTCGTCCGGTTCGGCCTGTACGTCGGCATCGCTTGAACCTTCGTACGTGCTACGCGCCCTTGGTCGTAATGACGAACTGGCACATAGCTCGATACGCTTCACTTTTGGTCGCTTCACGACTGAAGAAGAGATTGACTACGCCGCGCAGAAAGTCTGCGAGGCTGTTACCAAGCTGCGCGCTCTTTCGCCGCTGTGGGACATGTTCAAAGATGGCGTCGATATCTCCAAGATCGAGTGGGCGGCGCACTAA
- the iscU gene encoding Fe-S cluster assembly scaffold IscU translates to MAYSEKVIDHYENPRNVGKMNAEDPDVGTGMVGAPACGDVMRLQIKVNEQGVIEDAKFKTYGCGSAIASSSLATEWMKGKTLDEAETIKNTQLAEELALPPVKIHCSVLAEDAIKAAVRDYKQKKGLL, encoded by the coding sequence ATGGCTTACAGCGAAAAGGTCATCGACCACTACGAGAACCCGCGCAACGTTGGCAAGATGAACGCGGAAGATCCTGATGTTGGCACCGGCATGGTCGGCGCTCCTGCGTGCGGCGACGTGATGCGTCTGCAGATCAAGGTCAACGAGCAAGGTGTCATCGAAGACGCCAAGTTCAAGACTTACGGCTGCGGCTCCGCCATCGCTTCCAGCTCCCTGGCGACCGAGTGGATGAAGGGCAAGACTCTGGATGAAGCAGAGACCATCAAGAACACTCAGCTGGCTGAAGAGCTTGCTCTGCCTCCGGTAAAGATTCACTGCTCGGTACTCGCGGAAGACGCCATCAAGGCTGCCGTCCGTGACTACAAGCAGAAGAAAGGCTTGCTGTAA